A window of Streptomyces gilvosporeus contains these coding sequences:
- a CDS encoding holo-ACP synthase yields the protein MIIGVGIDVAEIDRFDAALRRTPELAQRLFIEKELMLPSGERRGIASLAARFAAKEAVAKALGAPGGLHWTDAEVYVEDSGRPRLRVRGTVAACAAELGVRSWHVSLSHDAGVASAVVIAEG from the coding sequence GTGATTATCGGGGTCGGGATCGATGTCGCCGAGATCGACCGGTTCGACGCGGCGCTGAGGCGTACGCCGGAACTGGCCCAACGGCTGTTCATCGAGAAGGAGTTGATGCTGCCCAGCGGGGAGCGGCGGGGCATCGCCTCCCTGGCGGCGCGGTTCGCGGCCAAGGAGGCGGTGGCCAAGGCGCTCGGCGCGCCGGGCGGGCTGCACTGGACGGATGCGGAGGTCTACGTCGAGGACAGCGGCCGTCCGCGGCTGCGGGTCCGCGGCACGGTCGCGGCCTGCGCGGCCGAACTCGGGGTGCGCTCCTGGCATGTGTCGCTCAGTCACGATGCGGGCGTGGCCTCGGCGGTGGTGATCGCCGAGGGGTGA
- a CDS encoding ABC-F family ATP-binding cassette domain-containing protein, producing MGHLEAGHLEYYLPDGRALLGDVSFRVGEGASVALVGANGAGKTTLLRLIAGELEPHGGSVTVSGGLGVMPQFVGSVRDDRTVRDLLVSVAQPRIREAAAAVDAAELAIMTADDEAAQMAYAQALSDWAEARGYEAETAWDICTMAALGMPYEKAQWRQVRTLSGGEQKRLVLESLLRGTDEVLLLDEPDNYLDVPGKRWLEEQLRQTRKTVLFVSHDRELLARAAEKIISVEPGPAGSDVWVHGGGFATYHQARKERFARFEELRRRWDEKHAQLKKLVVTLRQAASVSHEMASRYAAAQTRLRKFEEAGPPPEPPREQEITMRLRGGRTGVRAVTCENLELTGLMKPFSLEIFYGERVAVLGSNGSGKSHFLRLLAGDPDNPVAHRGAWKLGARVVPGHFAQTHAHPELLGRTLLDILWTEHAKNKGQAMSALRRYELEKQAEQRFDRLSGGQQARFQILLLELSGTTALLLDEPTDNLDLESAEALQEGLEAYEGTVLAVTHDRWFAKGFDRFLVFGADGVVRETAEPVWDERRVERER from the coding sequence ATGGGACATCTGGAAGCCGGGCACCTGGAGTACTACCTGCCGGACGGGAGGGCCCTGCTGGGAGACGTCTCCTTCAGGGTGGGCGAGGGGGCGTCGGTCGCGCTGGTGGGTGCGAACGGCGCGGGCAAGACGACGCTGCTGCGGCTGATCGCGGGGGAGCTGGAACCGCACGGCGGGTCGGTGACGGTGAGCGGCGGGCTGGGCGTGATGCCGCAGTTCGTGGGGTCTGTACGGGACGACCGTACGGTGCGCGACCTGCTGGTCTCCGTCGCCCAGCCGCGGATCCGGGAGGCCGCGGCCGCGGTGGACGCCGCCGAGCTGGCGATCATGACGGCCGACGACGAGGCCGCGCAGATGGCGTACGCCCAGGCGCTCAGCGACTGGGCCGAGGCGCGCGGGTACGAGGCCGAGACGGCCTGGGACATCTGCACCATGGCGGCGCTGGGGATGCCGTACGAGAAGGCCCAGTGGCGGCAGGTGCGCACGCTCAGCGGCGGCGAGCAGAAGCGGCTGGTCCTGGAGTCGCTGCTGCGCGGCACGGATGAGGTGCTGCTGCTGGACGAGCCGGACAACTATCTGGACGTACCCGGCAAGCGCTGGCTGGAGGAGCAGCTCCGGCAGACCCGTAAGACGGTGCTGTTCGTCTCGCACGACCGGGAGCTGCTGGCCCGCGCCGCGGAGAAGATCATCAGCGTCGAGCCGGGCCCGGCGGGCTCCGACGTATGGGTGCACGGCGGCGGTTTCGCCACCTACCACCAGGCGCGCAAGGAGCGCTTCGCCCGTTTCGAGGAGCTGCGGCGGCGCTGGGACGAGAAGCACGCCCAGCTCAAGAAGCTGGTGGTCACGCTGCGGCAGGCGGCCTCGGTCAGCCATGAGATGGCCTCGCGGTACGCCGCCGCGCAGACCCGGCTGCGCAAGTTCGAGGAGGCCGGCCCGCCGCCGGAGCCGCCGCGCGAGCAGGAGATCACCATGCGGCTGCGCGGCGGCCGTACCGGCGTACGGGCGGTGACCTGCGAGAACCTGGAGCTGACCGGGCTGATGAAGCCGTTCTCGCTGGAGATCTTCTACGGCGAGCGGGTGGCCGTCCTGGGCTCCAACGGCTCCGGCAAGTCCCACTTCCTGCGGCTGCTGGCCGGGGACCCCGACAATCCGGTGGCGCACCGGGGCGCCTGGAAGCTGGGCGCCCGCGTCGTCCCCGGCCACTTCGCGCAGACCCATGCCCACCCCGAGCTGCTGGGCCGCACCCTGCTCGACATCCTGTGGACCGAGCACGCCAAGAACAAGGGCCAGGCGATGTCCGCCCTGCGCCGCTACGAGCTGGAGAAACAGGCCGAGCAGCGCTTCGACCGCCTCTCCGGCGGCCAGCAGGCCCGCTTCCAGATCCTGCTCCTGGAGCTGTCCGGCACGACCGCGCTGCTCCTGGACGAGCCGACCGACAACCTGGACCTGGAGAGCGCGGAGGCGTTGCAGGAGGGCCTGGAGGCGTACGAGGGGACGGTGCTCGCGGTCACCCACGACCGGTGGTTCGCGAAGGGCTTCGACCGCTTCCTGGTGTTCGGGGCGGACGGGGTGGTGCGGGAGACGGCGGAGCCGGTGTGGGACGAGCGCAGGGTGGAGCGGGAGCGGTAG
- the glmM gene encoding phosphoglucosamine mutase, translating into MGRLFGTDGVRGVANADLTAELALGLSVAAAHVLAEAGTFEGHRPVAVVGRDPRASGEFLEAAVVAGLASAGVDVLRVGVLPTPAVAYLTGALGADLGVMLSASHNPMPDNGIKFFARGGHKLADELEDRIERTYRAHSSGEPWERPTGDGVGRVTVYDEGFDNYVAHLVGVLPNRLDGLTIVIDGAHGAAARVSPEAFARAGAEVVTIGTEPDGLNINDGCGSTHLDKLRAAVVEHGADLGVAHDGDADRCLAVDRDGNEVDGDQILAVLALGMREAGTLRKNTVVATVMSNLGFKLAMEREGIDFVQTAVGDRYVLEEMKAHGFALGGEQSGHVIVLDHATTGDGTLTGLMLAARVAATGRSLAELAGVMERLPQILINVPDVDKSRVATSPELTAAVAEAERELGATGRVLLRPSGTEPLVRVMVEAADIEQARTVAERLADAVKSALG; encoded by the coding sequence GTGGGACGACTCTTCGGCACGGACGGTGTGCGCGGCGTCGCCAATGCGGATCTGACGGCGGAGCTGGCGCTCGGCCTGTCGGTCGCGGCGGCGCATGTGCTGGCGGAAGCCGGGACTTTTGAGGGGCACCGGCCGGTTGCCGTGGTCGGGCGCGATCCACGGGCGTCGGGGGAGTTCCTGGAGGCCGCGGTCGTCGCCGGACTGGCCAGTGCCGGGGTGGACGTCCTACGGGTGGGAGTGCTGCCGACGCCGGCGGTGGCGTATCTGACCGGTGCGCTCGGCGCGGACCTGGGCGTGATGCTCTCCGCCAGCCACAACCCGATGCCCGACAACGGCATCAAGTTCTTCGCCCGCGGCGGCCACAAGCTCGCCGACGAGCTGGAGGACCGCATCGAGCGGACCTACCGGGCGCACAGCTCCGGCGAGCCGTGGGAGCGGCCGACCGGCGACGGCGTGGGCCGGGTCACCGTCTACGACGAGGGCTTCGACAACTACGTCGCGCATCTGGTCGGCGTGCTGCCCAACCGCCTCGACGGGCTGACGATCGTCATCGACGGGGCGCACGGCGCGGCGGCGCGGGTCTCGCCCGAGGCGTTCGCGCGGGCCGGCGCCGAGGTCGTCACCATCGGCACCGAACCCGACGGCCTGAACATCAACGACGGCTGCGGCTCCACGCACCTCGACAAGCTGCGGGCCGCGGTCGTCGAGCACGGCGCGGACCTGGGCGTCGCGCACGACGGCGATGCGGACCGCTGCCTGGCCGTGGACCGCGACGGCAACGAGGTCGACGGCGACCAGATCCTGGCCGTGCTCGCGCTGGGCATGCGCGAGGCGGGGACGCTGCGCAAGAACACCGTCGTCGCCACCGTCATGTCCAACCTGGGCTTCAAGCTGGCCATGGAGCGCGAGGGCATCGACTTCGTCCAGACGGCGGTCGGCGACCGTTACGTCCTGGAGGAGATGAAGGCGCACGGCTTCGCGCTGGGCGGCGAGCAGTCCGGGCACGTCATCGTCCTCGACCACGCCACCACCGGCGACGGCACGCTCACCGGTCTGATGCTGGCGGCCCGGGTCGCCGCCACCGGCCGGTCGCTGGCCGAGCTGGCGGGCGTCATGGAGCGCCTGCCGCAGATCCTGATCAATGTGCCGGACGTCGACAAGTCCCGCGTGGCCACCTCCCCCGAGCTGACCGCCGCGGTCGCCGAGGCGGAGCGCGAGCTGGGCGCCACCGGCCGGGTGCTGCTGCGCCCTTCCGGCACCGAGCCGCTGGTACGCGTGATGGTCGAGGCCGCGGACATCGAGCAGGCGCGGACGGTCGCCGAGCGGCTCGCCGATGCGGTGAAGTCGGCGCTGGGCTAA
- the truA gene encoding tRNA pseudouridine(38-40) synthase TruA, whose amino-acid sequence MSDEVEPGYVRVRLDLSYDGTDFSGWAKQARGQRTVQGEIEDALRTVTRSGETTYELTVAGRTDAGVHARGQVAHVDLPAELWAEHQEKLLKRLAGRLPKDVRVWSLTEAPEGFNARFSAIWRRYAYRVTDHHGGVDPLLRGHVLWHDWPLDVDAMNAAARGLLGEHDFAAYCKKREGATTIRTLQELSLQRGADGIITATVRADAFCHNMVRSLIGALLFVGDGHRPPEWPAKVLAAGVRDSAVHVVRPHGLTLEEVGYPADELLMARNKEARNRRSLPVRGGCC is encoded by the coding sequence GTGAGTGACGAGGTGGAGCCCGGGTACGTCCGGGTGCGGCTGGACCTTTCCTATGACGGCACGGACTTCTCCGGCTGGGCCAAGCAGGCCCGCGGGCAGCGGACCGTACAGGGGGAGATCGAGGACGCGCTGCGGACCGTGACCCGGTCCGGGGAGACGACGTACGAGCTCACGGTCGCCGGGCGGACGGACGCCGGGGTGCATGCGCGCGGGCAGGTGGCGCATGTGGACCTGCCGGCGGAGCTGTGGGCCGAACATCAGGAGAAGCTGCTGAAGCGGCTGGCCGGCCGGCTGCCCAAGGATGTGCGGGTGTGGTCGCTGACCGAGGCGCCCGAGGGCTTCAACGCGCGCTTCTCGGCGATCTGGCGGCGGTATGCGTACCGGGTGACCGATCACCACGGGGGCGTGGATCCGCTGCTGCGCGGCCATGTGCTCTGGCACGACTGGCCGCTCGATGTGGACGCCATGAACGCGGCGGCCCGCGGGCTGCTGGGGGAGCACGACTTCGCGGCGTACTGCAAGAAGCGGGAGGGCGCCACGACCATCCGTACGCTCCAGGAGCTGAGCCTTCAGCGGGGCGCGGACGGGATCATCACCGCCACGGTCCGCGCCGATGCCTTCTGCCACAACATGGTGCGCTCGCTGATCGGCGCGCTGCTGTTCGTCGGCGACGGGCACCGGCCGCCGGAGTGGCCGGCGAAGGTGCTGGCGGCGGGGGTGCGGGACTCCGCGGTGCATGTCGTACGGCCGCACGGGCTGACCTTGGAGGAGGTCGGCTATCCGGCGGACGAACTGCTCATGGCGCGGAACAAGGAAGCGCGCAACCGGCGCTCGCTGCCGGTGCGGGGCGGCTGCTGCTGA
- the rpsI gene encoding 30S ribosomal protein S9, translating into MAETTAETPLEEAEVEQYTSESEAPLEGEYTSESMASRFGDPQPAAGLGRRKNAIARVRIVPGTGQWKINGRTLEGYFPNKVHQQEVNEPFKVLELDNRYDVIARISGGGISGQAGALRLGVARALNEADVDNNRPALKKAGFLKRDDRAVERKKAGLKKARKAPQYSKR; encoded by the coding sequence GTGGCTGAGACCACCGCCGAGACCCCGCTCGAAGAGGCCGAGGTCGAGCAGTACACCAGCGAGTCCGAGGCGCCGCTGGAGGGTGAGTACACCTCCGAGTCGATGGCGTCCCGCTTCGGCGACCCGCAGCCGGCCGCCGGCCTGGGCCGCCGCAAGAACGCCATCGCCCGCGTCCGGATCGTCCCGGGCACCGGCCAGTGGAAGATCAACGGCCGCACCCTCGAGGGCTACTTCCCCAACAAGGTGCACCAGCAGGAAGTCAACGAGCCCTTCAAGGTGCTCGAGCTCGACAACCGCTACGACGTCATCGCCCGCATCTCCGGCGGCGGCATCTCCGGCCAGGCCGGTGCGCTGCGCCTGGGCGTGGCCCGTGCGCTGAACGAGGCCGACGTCGACAACAACCGCCCCGCGCTGAAGAAGGCCGGGTTCCTCAAGCGTGACGACCGTGCGGTCGAGCGCAAGAAGGCCGGTCTGAAGAAGGCCCGCAAGGCGCCGCAGTACAGCAAGCGCTAA
- a CDS encoding NAD(P)H-hydrate dehydratase, with translation MRTAYSVQTVRAAERELMARLPEGALMQRAAAGLAVACAELLGRVSGSRVTLLVGSGDNGGDALYAGARLARRGAGVTAVLLSPERAHRAGLAALRAAGGRVSGDARRDLGRADLVVDGIVGIGGRGGLRAEAARLLSAVGESALVVAVDLPSGVDADSGEVAGDAVRADATVTFGAYKPGLLIDPARERAGALRLVDIGLTLPPDAEAVALQHADVAELLPRPAAESDKYRRGVVGVVAGSARYPGAAVLAVAGALRGGAGAVRYVGPAADAVLARFPETLVHAGPPHRAGRVQAWVIGPGLGDESAALDDVLAAEVPVLVDADGLRFLTPERVRRRGAGTLLTPHAGEAAALLGCGREQIEAARLRSVRELAARYGATVLLKGSTTLVAGASGPVRVNPTGTGWLATAGSGDVLSGVTGSLLAAGLPPLDAGSVGAYLHGLAARRAAGPTGAPILAMEVADHLGEAWRDVWD, from the coding sequence ATGAGGACTGCCTACAGCGTTCAGACCGTACGGGCCGCCGAGCGCGAGCTGATGGCGCGGCTGCCGGAGGGGGCCCTGATGCAGCGGGCGGCGGCCGGACTGGCCGTGGCCTGTGCGGAGTTGCTGGGACGGGTGTCCGGCAGCCGGGTGACGCTGCTGGTGGGCAGCGGGGACAACGGCGGGGACGCGCTGTACGCCGGCGCCCGGCTGGCGCGGCGCGGCGCCGGAGTGACGGCCGTGCTGCTGTCGCCGGAGCGGGCGCACCGCGCCGGCCTGGCCGCGCTGCGGGCGGCCGGCGGGCGGGTCTCGGGCGATGCGCGGCGCGATCTGGGCCGGGCCGATCTGGTGGTGGACGGGATCGTGGGGATCGGGGGGCGCGGCGGACTGCGCGCCGAGGCCGCCCGACTCCTGTCCGCGGTGGGCGAGTCGGCGCTCGTGGTGGCCGTCGATCTGCCCAGCGGCGTGGACGCGGACAGCGGCGAGGTGGCCGGGGACGCCGTCCGCGCCGATGCGACGGTGACGTTCGGGGCGTACAAACCGGGGCTGCTGATCGATCCGGCGCGGGAGCGGGCGGGGGCGCTGCGCCTGGTGGACATCGGGCTGACGCTGCCGCCGGACGCCGAGGCGGTGGCGTTGCAGCATGCGGACGTGGCGGAGCTGCTGCCGCGCCCGGCGGCCGAGAGCGACAAGTACCGGCGGGGCGTGGTTGGCGTCGTCGCCGGGTCCGCGCGCTATCCGGGGGCGGCGGTGCTGGCCGTGGCCGGTGCCCTGCGCGGCGGTGCGGGGGCGGTGCGGTACGTGGGCCCGGCCGCCGATGCGGTGCTGGCGCGCTTCCCGGAGACGCTGGTGCACGCCGGGCCGCCGCACCGGGCGGGGCGGGTGCAGGCGTGGGTGATCGGGCCGGGCCTGGGGGACGAGTCGGCGGCGCTGGACGACGTCCTGGCGGCGGAGGTGCCGGTGCTGGTGGATGCGGACGGACTGCGGTTCCTGACGCCGGAGCGGGTACGCCGCCGCGGCGCCGGCACCCTGCTGACCCCGCACGCCGGGGAGGCCGCCGCCCTGCTCGGATGCGGTCGCGAGCAGATCGAGGCGGCCCGGCTGCGCTCCGTACGGGAGCTGGCCGCGCGCTATGGGGCGACGGTGCTGCTCAAGGGCTCGACGACCCTGGTGGCGGGCGCCTCGGGCCCCGTACGGGTCAACCCGACCGGGACCGGCTGGCTCGCCACGGCGGGCAGCGGCGATGTGCTGTCCGGGGTGACCGGATCGCTGCTGGCCGCGGGGCTGCCGCCGCTGGACGCGGGTTCCGTGGGGGCGTATCTGCACGGGCTGGCCGCCCGCCGCGCCGCCGGCCCGACGGGCGCGCCGATCCTGGCCATGGAGGTGGCCGACCACCTGGGGGAGGCGTGGCGGGACGTGTGGGACTGA
- the rplM gene encoding 50S ribosomal protein L13, with product MRTFSPKPGDVQRQWHIIDAQDVVLGRLASQAASLLRGKHKPVYAPHVDTGDFVIIINADKVHLSGNKRNQKMAYRHSGFPGGLRSVRYDELLDKNPEKAVEKAVKGMLPKNTLGRQMLSKLKVYAGAEHPHAAQQPVPFEITQVAQ from the coding sequence GTGCGTACGTTCAGCCCCAAGCCCGGCGATGTTCAGCGCCAGTGGCACATCATTGACGCGCAGGACGTAGTCCTGGGCCGTCTGGCCAGCCAGGCCGCCTCTCTCCTGCGGGGCAAGCACAAGCCGGTTTACGCCCCTCACGTTGACACCGGTGACTTCGTCATCATCATCAACGCCGACAAGGTGCACCTGTCCGGCAACAAGCGCAACCAGAAGATGGCCTACCGCCACTCCGGTTTCCCGGGCGGTCTGCGCTCGGTGCGCTACGACGAGCTCCTCGACAAGAACCCCGAGAAGGCCGTCGAGAAGGCCGTCAAGGGCATGCTCCCCAAGAACACCCTGGGCCGTCAGATGCTCTCGAAGCTGAAGGTCTACGCGGGCGCCGAGCACCCGCACGCTGCGCAGCAGCCGGTCCCGTTCGAGATCACCCAGGTCGCGCAGTAA
- the glmS gene encoding glutamine--fructose-6-phosphate transaminase (isomerizing) — MCGIVGYVGGQSALDVVLAGLKRLEYRGYDSAGVAVLADGGLAAAKKAGKLANLEKELADRPLPTGATGIGHTRWATHGAPTDENAHPHLDNAGRVSVVHNGIIENFAALRAELADRGHVLASETDTEVVAHLLAETYSSCGELPEAMRQVCRRLEGAFTLVAVHADAPDLVVGARRNSPLVVGIGEDEAFLASDVAAFIAHTREAVELGQDQVVELRRDGVTVTDFEGAPAPVRAYHVDWDASAAEKDGHDYFMLKEIAEQPKAVADTLLGRVDGSGVLSLDEVRISGEVLREVDKVVIVACGTAYHAGMIAKYAIEHWTRIPCETELASEFRYRDPILDRRTLVIAISQSGETMDTLMALRHAREQGAKVLAICNTNGSTIPRESDAVLYTHAGPEVAVASTKAFLTQLVACYLVALYLAQVRGNKWGDEIRDVVCELAAMGEKVQEVLGTMEPVRELARGLADKNTVLFLGRHVGYPVALEGALKLKELAYMHAEGFAAGELKHGPIALIEDDVPVVVVVPSPRGRSVLHDKIVSNIQEIRARGARTIVIAEEGDEAVAPYADHLVRIPQTPVLLQPLVASVPLQVFACELATARGNEVDQPRNLAKSVTVE, encoded by the coding sequence ATGTGCGGAATCGTGGGTTATGTGGGAGGGCAGTCCGCCCTCGACGTCGTGCTGGCCGGGCTGAAACGGCTGGAGTACCGCGGGTATGACTCGGCGGGGGTGGCCGTGCTGGCCGACGGAGGGCTGGCGGCGGCCAAGAAGGCGGGGAAGCTGGCCAATCTGGAGAAGGAGCTGGCGGACCGGCCGCTGCCCACGGGGGCGACCGGGATCGGGCACACCCGGTGGGCCACGCACGGCGCGCCGACGGACGAGAACGCCCATCCCCATCTGGACAACGCGGGGCGGGTGTCGGTCGTCCACAACGGGATCATCGAGAACTTCGCCGCGCTGCGGGCGGAACTGGCCGACCGCGGGCACGTCCTGGCGTCCGAGACGGACACCGAGGTCGTGGCGCATCTGCTCGCCGAGACGTATTCGTCGTGCGGTGAGCTGCCCGAGGCGATGCGGCAGGTGTGCCGGCGGCTGGAGGGGGCGTTCACGCTGGTGGCGGTGCATGCGGACGCGCCGGATCTGGTGGTCGGGGCGCGCCGGAACTCGCCGCTGGTGGTCGGGATCGGGGAGGACGAGGCGTTTCTCGCCTCCGATGTCGCGGCGTTCATCGCGCACACCCGCGAGGCCGTCGAACTGGGCCAGGACCAGGTCGTGGAGCTGCGCCGGGACGGCGTCACGGTGACGGACTTCGAGGGCGCGCCGGCGCCGGTGCGGGCGTACCACGTCGACTGGGACGCCTCGGCCGCCGAGAAGGACGGCCACGACTACTTCATGCTCAAGGAGATCGCGGAGCAGCCGAAGGCCGTGGCCGACACGCTGCTGGGCCGTGTCGACGGCTCCGGGGTGCTCTCCCTGGACGAGGTGCGTATTTCCGGGGAGGTGCTGCGGGAGGTCGACAAGGTCGTCATCGTGGCCTGCGGTACGGCGTATCACGCGGGAATGATCGCCAAATACGCGATCGAGCACTGGACGCGGATTCCGTGCGAAACGGAATTGGCGAGCGAATTCCGCTACCGCGACCCCATTCTCGACCGGCGGACGCTGGTGATCGCCATCAGCCAGTCCGGCGAGACGATGGACACGCTGATGGCGCTGCGGCACGCCCGCGAACAGGGCGCCAAGGTGCTCGCCATCTGCAATACGAACGGCTCGACCATTCCGCGGGAATCGGATGCGGTGCTCTATACGCATGCCGGTCCGGAGGTCGCGGTGGCGTCGACCAAGGCGTTTCTGACGCAGCTGGTGGCGTGCTATCTCGTGGCGCTCTACCTCGCGCAGGTGCGGGGCAACAAATGGGGCGACGAGATCCGCGACGTGGTGTGCGAGCTGGCGGCCATGGGCGAGAAGGTCCAGGAAGTGCTCGGGACCATGGAGCCGGTGCGCGAACTGGCGCGGGGCCTGGCGGACAAGAACACCGTGCTGTTCCTGGGGCGGCACGTCGGCTATCCGGTGGCGCTGGAAGGCGCGCTCAAGCTCAAGGAACTCGCGTATATGCACGCGGAGGGCTTTGCGGCCGGTGAGCTCAAGCACGGCCCCATTGCGCTGATCGAGGACGATGTGCCGGTCGTCGTGGTCGTGCCGTCGCCGCGCGGGCGCTCCGTGCTCCACGACAAGATCGTGTCCAACATCCAGGAGATCCGGGCCCGCGGGGCGCGCACCATCGTCATCGCGGAGGAGGGCGACGAGGCGGTGGCCCCGTACGCCGATCACCTCGTACGGATTCCGCAGACGCCGGTGCTGCTCCAGCCGCTGGTGGCCTCCGTACCGCTCCAGGTGTTCGCCTGCGAGCTGGCCACGGCGCGCGGCAACGAGGTCGACCAGCCCCGCAATCTCGCCAAGTCGGTGACGGTGGAATGA
- the coaA gene encoding type I pantothenate kinase, with product MGRVPLTTDAQQRRRAESSPYVDLTRAQWSALREKTPLPLTADEVERLRGLGDVIDLEEVRDVYLPLSRLLNLYVGATSNLRGALNTFLGDAGGGQGAQPGTPFVIGVAGSVAVGKSTTARLLQALLARWPEHPRVELITTDGFLFPNAELHRRGLMSRKGFPESYDRRALTRFVADVKAGKAEVTAPVYSHLIYDIVPGERLTVHRPDILIVEGLNVLQPALPGKDGRTRLGLADFFDFSVYVDARTEDIEQWYLGRFRKLRATAFQNPFSYFRKYTQVSEEEALDYARMMWRTINKPNLQQNVAPTRGRANLVLRKGPDHKVQRLSLRKL from the coding sequence ATGGGGCGCGTGCCCCTCACGACCGATGCGCAGCAGCGACGCCGCGCCGAGAGTTCCCCGTACGTCGATCTGACGCGCGCTCAGTGGAGCGCCCTGCGGGAGAAGACACCGCTGCCGCTGACGGCCGACGAGGTCGAACGGCTGCGCGGCCTGGGAGATGTCATCGACCTGGAAGAGGTACGGGACGTCTATCTGCCGCTGTCGCGGCTGCTGAACCTGTATGTGGGGGCGACCAGCAATCTGCGGGGCGCCCTGAACACCTTTCTGGGCGATGCGGGCGGGGGCCAGGGCGCGCAGCCCGGCACGCCGTTCGTCATAGGGGTCGCGGGCAGCGTGGCGGTCGGCAAGTCCACCACCGCACGGCTGTTGCAGGCGCTGCTCGCGCGCTGGCCGGAGCACCCGCGGGTCGAGCTGATCACCACGGACGGTTTCCTCTTCCCCAACGCCGAACTGCACCGGCGCGGGCTGATGTCCCGCAAGGGCTTCCCCGAGTCGTACGACCGCCGGGCGCTGACCCGCTTCGTGGCGGACGTGAAGGCGGGCAAGGCGGAGGTGACCGCCCCGGTGTACTCCCACCTCATCTACGACATCGTGCCCGGCGAGCGGCTGACCGTGCACCGCCCCGACATCCTCATCGTCGAGGGCCTCAACGTCCTCCAGCCCGCCCTGCCCGGCAAGGACGGCCGCACCCGCCTCGGGCTCGCCGACTTCTTCGACTTCTCCGTCTACGTGGACGCGCGCACCGAGGACATCGAGCAGTGGTACCTCGGCCGCTTCCGCAAACTGCGCGCGACCGCCTTCCAGAACCCGTTCTCGTACTTCCGCAAGTACACCCAGGTCTCCGAGGAGGAGGCGCTGGACTACGCCCGCATGATGTGGCGCACCATCAACAAGCCCAACCTGCAACAGAATGTGGCCCCCACCCGCGGCCGCGCCAACCTGGTGCTGCGCAAGGGACCGGACCACAAGGTGCAACGGCTGTCGCTGCGCAAGCTCTAG
- a CDS encoding L,D-transpeptidase family protein has translation MNRTLPALLVGASLLTFVAVPAAAARPTPVVHPADVGRSVARLAASGAQAVALPPSRGRAAARPLSRMSFARAAAADAQPLPQPHATTPRPHPPADDASGLVPGLPQRDPYQQQQEQQKLPDRALPPNIPRGRMPQEPEPDRPLGPVRHIELVPRSEVQGEGGAKVKCSPSTGPAQKAVEEFLEREPDGVQSPEDCQAIRSFQRAHQIEPATGFAGPVTGAVVRLLRAQKDPNHDQRCPERTVRVVCVDLNRQLLWVQQDGEVVFRPVAVRSGRPQMDTRNGTYRIYWRHKNHMSSLYHTPMPFAQFFDGGEALHGVYDDVYAGAGSHGCINLQFEDSEKLWGLLDRNDLVYVWGHKTGV, from the coding sequence ATGAACCGCACCCTCCCGGCGCTGCTGGTCGGCGCCTCGCTGCTCACGTTTGTCGCCGTGCCCGCGGCCGCCGCGCGCCCGACTCCCGTAGTGCATCCGGCCGACGTCGGCCGGTCCGTGGCGCGTCTGGCCGCCTCCGGGGCGCAGGCCGTCGCCCTCCCGCCGTCCCGGGGCCGGGCCGCCGCGCGGCCGCTGTCCCGTATGAGCTTCGCGCGGGCGGCCGCCGCCGACGCACAGCCCCTGCCGCAGCCGCACGCCACCACGCCCCGGCCGCACCCGCCCGCCGACGACGCCTCCGGGCTGGTCCCCGGCCTCCCGCAACGCGACCCCTACCAGCAACAGCAGGAGCAGCAGAAGCTGCCCGACCGCGCCCTGCCGCCGAACATCCCGCGCGGCCGTATGCCCCAGGAGCCCGAGCCGGACCGGCCGCTCGGCCCCGTACGGCACATCGAGCTGGTGCCCCGGTCCGAGGTGCAGGGCGAGGGCGGTGCGAAGGTGAAGTGCAGCCCCTCGACCGGGCCCGCCCAGAAGGCGGTCGAGGAGTTCCTGGAGCGGGAGCCGGACGGAGTGCAGTCCCCCGAGGACTGCCAGGCGATCCGTTCCTTCCAGCGGGCCCACCAGATCGAGCCGGCGACCGGCTTCGCCGGGCCGGTCACCGGCGCCGTGGTGCGGCTGCTCCGGGCCCAGAAGGACCCCAACCACGACCAGCGGTGCCCGGAGCGCACCGTGCGGGTGGTCTGCGTGGACCTCAACCGGCAGCTCCTGTGGGTGCAGCAGGACGGCGAGGTGGTCTTCCGCCCGGTGGCCGTGCGTTCCGGCCGGCCGCAGATGGACACCCGTAACGGCACGTACCGGATCTACTGGCGCCACAAGAACCACATGTCGTCGCTCTACCACACGCCGATGCCGTTCGCGCAGTTCTTCGACGGCGGGGAGGCGCTGCACGGGGTCTACGACGACGTCTATGCGGGCGCCGGCTCGCACG